The genomic stretch CCACACGTGGGCGGTCGACGTCAGCGAGCCGGCCGCGATCGAGACGACGGTCGCCGAAGTGGGCGAGCGGTTCGGCGGGCTCGACATCCTCGTCAACAACGCCGGCGTCTCGCTGCCGGCGCCCATCGACGGCGAGGGCTACGAGCAGGCCTGGGTGGCGACGTTCGCGGTCAACCTCACCGCGCACGCGCGGTTCATCCGGGCCGCGCTGCCCCAGCTGGTCCGCAACGCCGACGGGCGCGTCGTCAACATCGCCTCGACGGAGGGCCTGGGCGCGACGGCCTACATCTCGCCCTACACGGCGTCGAAGCACGGGGTCATTGGGCTGACGCGAAGCCTGGCCGTCGAGCTCGGTGCGCGCGGCGTCACTGTCAACTGCGTCTGCCCCGGGCCGATCCGCACCGGCATGACCGCCGGCATCCCGGACGACGCGAAGGCCAAGTTCGCCCGGCGGCGGGTGCCGCTGCGCAGGTACGGCGACCCCGAGGAAGTCGCCCACGCGACGCTCGGCCTGGTGTTGCCGGCGGCGTCGTACATCAACGGTGCCGTTCTCGTCGTCGACGGCGGGATGACCGCCCAGAACACCTGAGGCCTACGCCTGCGGCGAGCCCCAGAGGTCATCGGCCGCGGGGCGCGGCGCGGCACCCGGGTGGACGTCGCGCAGCCGGTAGTAGCTCAGGGTCAGCGCGAGCGCGGTGAAGGGCGCGAGCAGCGTGCCCGAGATGATCGTCGACAGGAAGTCGCGCGCCCACGGCGCGAGGGCGAACAGGATCACGCCGATGATGAAGCCCACCACGATGTAGACGACCATCGTCAGCACGAGCACACCGAACATCGCCCAACCGTGCCCCCGGACCAGGTCGGTGCTGCGGCGGAAGGCCTCGGTGACCCCGCGGCCCTCCAGCACGATCACCGGCACGATCAGCGCGAGGAACGTGATCAGCACGAGCCCCGGCACGATCAGCAGCAGCAGGCCGATCGCGACCGCGATGCCCGCGAGGATCGAGGCGCCGGCGACGGTCCCGACGCGTGGCCGGGCCGCCTGCACGGTCTCGGCCATCGACAGGTCGACCCGGCCGTCGCGGACGTCCTCGACCGCCTTGACGAGGGTGGCCTGCAGGACGAAGACGCTGAGCACCGACACGATGAAGGCCAGGAAGGCCCCGAAGGCGCCGAGCAGGCCGATGAGCACCGCCTCCAGCGCGGCGGCCACCAGGTAGATCACGAACGCGATCGGCAGCAGGTGAGCCGCGTGGCGCCGGTACATCGCCCACGACTCGGAGATGACGCCTTGCAGTGGGTTCATGATCGTCACGGTACACGCCGAACTCAGGTGATCCGGGCCGGCGAAACGCGGGGCAGTCCTGGAGTCTGCGGCCTGCCG from Mycobacteriales bacterium encodes the following:
- a CDS encoding SDR family NAD(P)-dependent oxidoreductase; its protein translation is MPLSSLSRSIAGRVALVTGAASGMGRATARLFADEGARLALVDRSADQLAEVADEILAAGGEVHTWAVDVSEPAAIETTVAEVGERFGGLDILVNNAGVSLPAPIDGEGYEQAWVATFAVNLTAHARFIRAALPQLVRNADGRVVNIASTEGLGATAYISPYTASKHGVIGLTRSLAVELGARGVTVNCVCPGPIRTGMTAGIPDDAKAKFARRRVPLRRYGDPEEVAHATLGLVLPAASYINGAVLVVDGGMTAQNT